A section of the bacterium genome encodes:
- a CDS encoding LuxR C-terminal-related transcriptional regulator: protein MLGSGEQSKLAGEILRESYEAITLQDLGLRILPLIDRLFDTSTSLLYRCNERRELVAIAGSLSEAHNYYAEHYISDDPMQEAQRQRNAWILHGPSCAEWKGFIDRPVHTEFATHYGVDNYISIKLNDRNMHDAGQVGIILARTAKQPDFSERERMNLSNILPALEALTRRDERWETQFRSQPFLESMLDLDDKPKIAMDSRGSLLWASERAGALLNLGGNQKRALPEALVKAGRQLGALLRKNSALPPPPSAVAVPRQGQEPIRADLRLARTPGGSAFIIAELEDPGLSPQLEELKARHQLTAAETQVLRLIAQGLSDKEIGRRLFVSMPTVHSHVTRILGKLGLSSRLQAALLARGHRL, encoded by the coding sequence ATGTTGGGTTCAGGGGAACAATCGAAATTAGCCGGCGAAATCCTTCGGGAATCCTACGAGGCGATCACCCTCCAGGACCTCGGGCTACGCATCCTGCCGCTCATCGACCGGCTCTTCGACACCAGCACTTCCTTGCTCTACCGCTGCAATGAGCGCCGCGAGCTGGTCGCCATCGCCGGCAGCCTCAGCGAAGCCCACAATTATTATGCGGAGCACTATATCTCCGACGATCCGATGCAAGAGGCTCAGCGGCAGCGCAATGCTTGGATCCTCCACGGGCCGAGCTGCGCCGAATGGAAGGGATTCATCGATCGGCCGGTCCACACCGAGTTCGCCACCCATTACGGCGTCGACAATTACATCTCGATCAAGCTCAACGACCGAAACATGCACGACGCCGGTCAGGTCGGCATCATCCTGGCCCGGACCGCCAAGCAGCCCGACTTCAGCGAGCGCGAGCGGATGAACTTGAGCAACATCCTCCCGGCCTTGGAAGCCCTGACCCGGCGCGACGAGCGCTGGGAAACCCAGTTCCGCTCCCAGCCCTTCCTCGAATCGATGCTCGATCTCGACGACAAGCCCAAGATCGCGATGGACAGCCGCGGCTCCCTGCTCTGGGCCTCGGAGCGGGCCGGCGCCCTACTGAATCTCGGTGGAAACCAAAAGCGCGCTTTGCCCGAGGCCTTGGTCAAGGCCGGCCGCCAGCTCGGCGCCTTGCTTCGGAAAAATTCAGCTCTCCCGCCTCCGCCCAGCGCGGTCGCGGTTCCGCGCCAAGGCCAAGAGCCGATTCGCGCCGACCTAAGGCTGGCCCGAACACCCGGCGGGAGCGCCTTCATCATCGCCGAGCTCGAAGATCCCGGCTTGTCGCCCCAGCTGGAAGAGCTGAAGGCCCGCCACCAACTGACGGCCGCCGAAACTCAGGTCCTGCGCCTCATCGCTCAGGGCTTAAGCGACAAGGAGATCGGCCGCCGCCTCTTCGTCTCGATGCCGACGGTTCATTCCCATGTGACCCGGATCTTGGGAAAGCTCGGCCTCTCTTCGCGGCTCCAAGCCGCGCTCCTCGCCCGCGGTCATC